In Elaeis guineensis isolate ETL-2024a chromosome 1, EG11, whole genome shotgun sequence, a genomic segment contains:
- the LOC105035148 gene encoding diacylglycerol O-acyltransferase 3 — translation MEASGAVLRRAPAISGFRIQQGDATDPFFSGMRSSFRISARPRGLSAGGFSDEGHLKYYLSPARCGARKKEEKRRAKLVKGLVRDLSAFYSMGFGVEVEDGLAGEVKGKMISEAAELLLGQLKQLRAQEKEKKRKRKEEKAAKKATKVKDCADENASSSSSESSDSECESAVKMSSLGTVAIAELKDLIIPTVAPNCNSAPLLLELSKTGEDMEENNYALKLGPECSNTSATTSSSDSCGCCSNSIPVVDRPMDKIEVCMGGKCKKSGALQLLEEFESKMGIEGAVVGCKCMGKCRDGPNVRVVGRRTEEDNVKDVKNPLCIGVGLDDVGTIVARFFGEKGVGLVTP, via the exons ATGGAGGCCTCCGGCGCCGTGCTCCGTCGAGCTCCGGCCATCTCGGGCTTCAGAATCCAGCAGGGAGACGCCACAGATCCTTTCTTCTCCGGTATGCGAAGCAGTTTTAGAATTTCGGCGCGACCGAGGGGTCTCTCCGCCGGCGGATTCTCCGACGAGGGGCACCTGAAGTACTACTTGTCGCCGGCGAGGTGTGGGGCGaggaagaaggaggagaagaggagggcgAAGCTAGTGAAGGGGCTGGTGAGGGATCTTTCGGCGTTCTACTCGATGGGCTTCGGCGTGGAGGTCGAAGATGGGCTCGCCGGGGAGGTCAAGGGGAAGATGATCTCG GAAGCAGCAGAGCTCTTGCTGGGACAACTGAAACAGCTGCGAGCtcaagagaaggagaagaagagaaaaagaaaagaggagaaggcCGCAAAGAAGGCTACCAAAGTGAAAGATTGTGCTGATGAAAACGCCTCAAGCTCTTCATCTGAATCAAGTGACAGCGAGTGCGAATCAGCTGTCAAAATGAGTAGCCTTGGAACAGTTGCTATCGCAGAACTCAAGGATCTGATAATTCCAACAGTAGCTCCTAACTGCAATTCAGCCCCCCTGCTTCTGGAACTCAGTAAAACAGGGGAGGATATGGAAGAAAATAACTATGCGTTGAAGCTTGGACCAGAGTGCAGTAACACCAGTGCCACCACCAGCAGTAGTGACTCTTGTGGTTGCTGTAGTAACAGTATTCCAGTGGTCGATAGGCCTATGGATAAGATTGAGGTGTGCATGGGAGGGAAGTGCAAGAAGTCGGGTGCGTTACAGTTATTGGAGGAATTCGAGAGCAAGATGGGCATTGAAGGAGCTGTTGTTGGCTGTAAGTGTATGGGCAAGTGCAGAGATGGACCCAATGTTCGAGTTGTGGGTCGCCGCACTGAAGAGGATAATGTTAAGGATGTGAAAAATCCATTGTGTATTGGTGTTGGCTTAGATGATGTAGGAACAATAGTCGCTAGGTTTTTTGGAGAGAAGGGCGTAGGTCTCGTGACTCCTTAA
- the LOC105035146 gene encoding putative L-cysteine desulfhydrase 1, with product MDPHRDGHAENGRHDGDGGGDDTNGPLPKRPRPSPPISTAEIRDEFSHHDPAVARVNNGSFGSCPASVLAAQLRWQRLFLRQPDDFYFNRLQHSILRSRALIKDLINADDIDEVSLVDNATTAAAIVLQHVSWSFTEGHFNKGDAVVMLHYAYGAVKKSIQAYVTRAGGHVIEVPLPFPVTSNEEIVQEFRKALELGKSNDRKVRLAVIDHITSMPSVVIPVKELTKICREEGVDQVFVDAAHAIGSIEVDVKDIGADFYTSNLHKWFFCPPSVAFLYSKKSRASSNLHHPVVSHEYGNGLPIESGWVGNRDYSAQLVVPSVMDFIDRFEGGIEGIRKQNHDKVVEMGKMLAESWLTCLGSPPDMCSSMIMVGLPGCLGISSEKDALKFRSLLRDRFHVEVPVYHCSPKDGENGSSSVTGYVRISHQVYNVEDDYIRLRDAINKLVQDGFNCTKLPSS from the coding sequence ATGGATCCCCACAGAGACGGCCACGCCGAGAACGGCCGCCACGATGGCGACGGTGGCGGCGACGACACCAACGGGCCCCTTCCGAAGCGGCCGCGGCCTTCTCCACCCATCTCCACCGCTGAGATCCGCGACGAGTTCTCCCACCACGACCCCGCCGTAGCCCGCGTCAACAACGGCAGTTTCGGCAGCTGCCCGGCCTCCGTCCTCGCCGCCCAGCTCCGGTGGCAGCGCCTCTTCCTCCGCCAGCCCGACGATTTCTACTTCAACCGTCTCCAGCACTCCATCCTCCGCTCTCGTGCGCTCATCAAAGACCTCATCAACGCGGACGACATCGACGAGGTCTCCCTCGTCGACAACGCCACGACCGCCGCCGCCATCGTCCTCCAGCACGTCTCCTGGTCCTTCACCGAGGGCCACTTCAACAAGGGCGACGCCGTCGTCATGCTCCACTACGCCTACGGTGCCGTCAAGAAGTCCATCCAGGCCTACGTCACCCGCGCCGGCGGCCATGTCATCGAGGTCCCCCTACCGTTCCCGGTGACCTCCAACGAGGAGATCGTTCAAGAATTCCGCAAGGCGTTGGAGCTCGGGAAATCCAATGACCGGAAGGTCCGGCTGGCCGTGATCGACCACATTACTTCGATGCCGAGCGTCGTGATCCCTGTCAAAGAATTGACCAAGATTTGCCGCGAGGAGGGTGTAGATCAGGTGTTTGTTGATGCGGCGCATGCAATCGGGAGCATCGAGGTTGACGTGAAAGACATAGGGGCTGATTTCTACACCAGCAACCTCCACAAGTGGTTCTTCTGCCCCCCTTCGGTTGCGTTCTTATACTCCAAGAAGAGCAGGGCTTCATCCAATTTGCACCACCCAGTGGTCTCACACGAGTATGGGAATGGTCTTCCAATCGAGAGCGGGTGGGTTGGTAACCGCGATTACAGTGCCCAGCTTGTAGTGCCATCAGTGATGGATTTCATTGATAGGTTTGAAGGGGGGATTGAAGGCATTAGGAAGCAGAATCACGATAAGGTTGTGGAGATGGGGAAGATGCTGGCTGAGTCATGGCTCACTTGTCTTGGATCGCCGCCAGATATGTGCTCGAGCATGATCATGGTTGGTCTACCTGGATGTTTGGGGATTTCAAGTGAAAAGGATGCTCTCAAGTTTAGGAGTCTCTTGAgagatcgattccatgttgaggTTCCTGTATATCATTGTTCTCCAAAGGATGGTGAGAATGGGAGCAGTTCTGTGACTGGGTATGTGAGAATTTCTCATCAGGTGTATAATGTGGAGGATGACTACATAAGGCTCAGGGATGCAATAAACAAACTTGTTCAGGACGGATTCAATTGCACAAAGCTGCCATCCAGTTAG